The Geobacillus stearothermophilus ATCC 12980 genome contains a region encoding:
- a CDS encoding YeeE/YedE family protein: MEMTAQQRDVRAKQAANAPKNPTAWIIAVSCFVLIGGALFLYSRVSWQQALLYVLGAFGGFVLYQAHFGFTSAWRKFILYRQGEGIRAQMVMMAVASALFLPLLIKGSIFGHSVAGNVHEVGIAVMIGAFIFGIGMQLGDGCASGTLYHIGGGDTNGVVTLIGFIAGSVIATTHFDVWMRMPHVDPISLIASFGAWGGFLLQLVLLAVVYYVVTVMEKRRHGKLLTTPLEHRHGWKTIYKGPWSLLVGALLLALMNVLVLMFKGSPWGITSAFALWGAKFVQLFGVDPTAWAYWQDEAKRQALANPLYYDTTTVMDISLMFGALLAAALAGRYTKPVQWKRPTRMTIGALIGGLMMGYGARLAFGCNIGAYFSGIASFSVHGWIWFVFAFLGSLIGVKLRPYCAYKN, translated from the coding sequence GTGGAAATGACCGCACAACAACGAGACGTTCGCGCGAAACAAGCAGCGAACGCCCCGAAAAATCCAACCGCATGGATCATTGCGGTCTCCTGTTTTGTGTTAATCGGCGGAGCACTGTTCTTATATAGCCGCGTGTCTTGGCAACAGGCGCTTTTGTACGTGCTGGGTGCGTTTGGTGGCTTTGTGCTTTATCAAGCCCATTTCGGTTTTACTTCGGCCTGGCGGAAATTCATTTTGTACCGTCAAGGGGAAGGCATTCGAGCACAGATGGTCATGATGGCGGTGGCAAGTGCGTTGTTTTTGCCGTTGCTGATAAAAGGATCGATATTCGGCCATTCCGTTGCTGGGAATGTGCATGAAGTCGGCATTGCTGTCATGATTGGTGCCTTTATTTTCGGGATCGGCATGCAGCTGGGTGACGGCTGCGCGTCCGGGACGCTGTACCATATTGGCGGCGGTGATACGAACGGTGTCGTCACCTTGATCGGGTTTATCGCTGGATCGGTCATTGCGACGACGCATTTTGATGTTTGGATGCGTATGCCGCACGTCGATCCGATTTCGCTTATTGCTTCGTTTGGTGCATGGGGCGGCTTTCTGCTGCAACTTGTTTTGCTGGCGGTTGTCTATTATGTCGTGACGGTGATGGAAAAGCGGCGCCACGGCAAGCTGTTGACGACACCGCTTGAACACCGCCACGGATGGAAAACCATTTACAAAGGCCCATGGTCATTGTTGGTTGGCGCGTTATTATTGGCGCTGATGAACGTGCTTGTTCTCATGTTCAAAGGTTCGCCGTGGGGCATCACATCCGCATTCGCCTTGTGGGGAGCGAAGTTTGTCCAGCTGTTTGGTGTCGATCCGACGGCTTGGGCGTATTGGCAAGATGAGGCGAAACGGCAGGCGCTCGCCAATCCGCTCTACTACGATACAACGACGGTCATGGACATTAGCTTAATGTTCGGCGCCTTATTGGCGGCGGCGCTCGCGGGCCGCTATACGAAGCCCGTGCAATGGAAGCGTCCGACGCGCATGACAATCGGTGCACTCATCGGTGGATTGATGATGGGATACGGTGCCCGGTTGGCGTTCGGCTGCAACATCGGCGCGTATTTCAGCGGCATCGCTTCCTTCAGCGTCCATGGTTGGATTTGGTTTGTGTTTGCTTTCCTTGGCAGCTTGATCGGTGTCAAGTTGCGTCCGTATTGTGCGTACAAAAACTAA
- a CDS encoding carbohydrate kinase family protein: MRQAASIVCIGGANVDRKARLLAPFQLGTSHPVTTTQTAGGVARNVAENLGRLAQPVSLVSTVGDDRDGQWLIDVTSRYVNTSFIVRTPKANTGTYTAVLDERGEMVLALADMAIYDTVGEEWRKQQWTRLGPISAVVLDTNFPKAVIRSVIAQCRQEDIPLCAVTVSVPKVKRLPSDLSGVTWFVTNEAEAKEFVGRDGYTDDIMEVILHDGAQNVVITRGANGVAYAAKQGETGAIAAPKVEVTDATGAGDAFAAGFLYGVLGGHTVEDACRFGMSNAALTLQTAETVHPALNEHLLQAAYARYFREGGTK; encoded by the coding sequence ATGCGGCAAGCGGCCTCGATCGTCTGCATCGGCGGGGCGAATGTCGATCGGAAAGCGCGGTTGCTTGCGCCGTTTCAGCTTGGCACGTCCCATCCCGTCACCACGACGCAAACGGCGGGCGGGGTGGCGAGAAACGTGGCGGAAAACTTAGGGCGGCTTGCTCAACCTGTTTCACTCGTCAGCACCGTTGGCGATGATCGCGATGGACAGTGGCTCATTGACGTGACGAGCCGATATGTCAATACGAGCTTCATCGTGCGAACGCCAAAAGCGAACACCGGGACGTATACAGCGGTGCTCGATGAACGCGGCGAGATGGTTCTCGCCTTGGCGGATATGGCCATTTATGATACAGTGGGGGAAGAATGGCGAAAGCAGCAATGGACTCGGCTCGGTCCGATTTCTGCGGTCGTGCTTGACACGAATTTCCCGAAGGCTGTCATTCGTTCGGTGATTGCACAATGCCGCCAAGAGGACATCCCGCTTTGTGCCGTGACGGTGTCGGTTCCAAAAGTGAAGCGATTGCCCAGCGATTTGTCTGGTGTGACGTGGTTTGTCACGAATGAAGCGGAGGCTAAGGAATTTGTGGGACGCGACGGATATACGGACGACATCATGGAAGTGATCCTTCACGACGGCGCCCAGAACGTTGTCATCACGCGCGGCGCAAACGGCGTCGCGTACGCCGCCAAGCAAGGGGAAACAGGAGCGATTGCGGCGCCGAAGGTTGAGGTCACCGACGCCACCGGAGCGGGCGACGCCTTTGCGGCTGGATTTTTGTACGGCGTCTTAGGCGGACATACGGTGGAAGACGCCTGCCGCTTTGGGATGAGCAACGCAGCGCTTACGCTGCAAACGGCCGAAACGGTGCATCCCGCTTTGAATGAACACCTGTTGCAAGCCGCCTATGCGCGGTATTTTCGCGAAGGGGGAACGAAGTGA
- a CDS encoding pseudouridine-5'-phosphate glycosidase — MNDFLVFSEEVAQAKAEKKPIVALESTIISHGMPYPENVQTAKDVERIIRDRGAVPATIAIIDGKIKIGLTDDELELLGTSHDVEKVSRRDLPYVVAMKKHGATTVAGTMICAQMAGIRVFATGGIGGVHRGAEQTMDISADLQELSRTNVAVVCAGAKSILDLGLTLEYLETHGVPVIGYQTDVLPAFYSRTSPFRVDYRLDSAEEIAQFIETKWKLGLNGGVVIANPVPKEEELEESYITAIIEQALKEAEKQHITGKAVTPFLLDRVKTLTGGKSLQANIALVKNNAALAADLARELS; from the coding sequence ATGAATGATTTTCTCGTCTTTTCCGAAGAAGTCGCTCAAGCGAAGGCCGAAAAAAAGCCGATTGTCGCCTTAGAATCAACGATCATCTCGCATGGCATGCCGTATCCGGAAAACGTGCAGACGGCGAAAGACGTCGAGCGGATCATCCGCGACCGCGGCGCTGTGCCGGCGACGATCGCGATCATCGATGGAAAGATTAAAATCGGGTTAACGGATGACGAACTTGAATTGTTAGGGACAAGCCACGATGTAGAAAAAGTGAGCCGCCGCGACTTGCCGTATGTCGTCGCCATGAAGAAACACGGGGCGACGACCGTGGCGGGGACGATGATTTGCGCCCAGATGGCGGGCATCCGCGTATTTGCGACCGGCGGCATCGGCGGCGTGCACCGCGGCGCCGAACAGACGATGGACATCTCTGCTGACTTGCAGGAACTCTCGCGCACCAACGTCGCGGTCGTCTGCGCCGGGGCAAAATCAATTTTGGATTTAGGCTTGACGCTTGAATACCTCGAGACGCATGGCGTTCCGGTCATCGGCTATCAGACGGACGTCCTGCCGGCGTTCTATTCGCGGACGAGCCCGTTTCGCGTCGACTATCGCCTCGACAGCGCAGAAGAAATCGCTCAGTTCATCGAAACGAAATGGAAGCTTGGGTTAAACGGCGGTGTTGTGATCGCCAATCCTGTCCCAAAAGAAGAGGAGCTCGAGGAGTCGTATATCACCGCCATCATCGAACAAGCGCTTAAGGAAGCAGAAAAGCAGCACATCACCGGCAAAGCGGTCACCCCGTTTTTGCTTGACCGTGTGAAAACGTTAACCGGAGGCAAAAGCTTGCAAGCAAACATCGCCTTAGTGAAAAACAACGCCGCCTTGGCGGCCGACCTTGCCCGAGAGCTTTCTTGA
- a CDS encoding DODA-type extradiol aromatic ring-opening family dioxygenase → MRPPTLFLAHGSPMLAIEDNAYTALLGKLGEGIRPQAVVVFTAHWMTRQPTVSVVEGTYDMIYDFSGFPRELYEVVYPARGSVEWAERVRERLGGVAEVAVDRTRGLDHGSWVLLYRLFPKADIPVVQASVVPWWTPKQLFQLGEALRPLRDEGLMVIGSGGTVHNLMALRWEGHAEADEWAVAFDDWLLSRSAAHSEEVFEYENKAPYAKQAVPTPEHLAPYWIAYGAGDRGGAPRVLFREYQYGSLSLMAVAF, encoded by the coding sequence ATGAGACCCCCCACCCTATTTCTCGCTCACGGTTCGCCGATGTTGGCAATCGAAGACAATGCGTACACGGCGCTTTTGGGCAAACTCGGGGAAGGAATTCGCCCGCAGGCGGTCGTCGTCTTTACCGCCCATTGGATGACGCGCCAACCGACGGTTTCGGTGGTTGAGGGGACGTATGACATGATTTATGATTTTTCCGGGTTTCCGCGCGAGTTGTATGAAGTGGTGTATCCGGCGCGCGGGTCGGTCGAGTGGGCGGAGCGCGTGCGGGAGCGCCTAGGCGGTGTGGCGGAAGTGGCCGTCGATCGGACCCGGGGGTTGGATCACGGTTCGTGGGTGCTACTCTACCGCTTATTTCCGAAAGCGGATATTCCGGTTGTGCAGGCGTCGGTCGTGCCGTGGTGGACGCCGAAGCAATTGTTCCAGCTTGGTGAGGCGCTGCGTCCATTGCGTGACGAAGGATTGATGGTCATCGGCAGCGGCGGGACGGTGCACAATTTGATGGCGCTCCGTTGGGAAGGGCATGCGGAGGCGGACGAATGGGCCGTCGCATTTGATGATTGGCTTCTCAGCCGATCCGCCGCCCATAGTGAAGAGGTGTTCGAGTATGAGAACAAGGCGCCGTACGCCAAGCAGGCTGTGCCGACGCCCGAGCATCTCGCGCCGTACTGGATCGCCTACGGGGCCGGCGATCGCGGCGGGGCGCCGCGCGTGTTGTTCCGTGAGTACCAGTATGGGAGCTTAAGCTTGATGGCGGTGGCGTTTTAA
- a CDS encoding helix-turn-helix domain-containing protein, producing the protein MEYHLKNRREVEDFIRNEVLTTSEVVEILGVTRQRVSQMIAGGKLNPIKKLRGDSLFLRSDIEEKKKELEALRKKYRPYDME; encoded by the coding sequence ATGGAGTATCATTTAAAAAATCGGAGAGAGGTAGAGGACTTCATTCGAAATGAAGTCCTCACGACTTCTGAAGTAGTTGAAATTCTTGGTGTCACACGTCAAAGAGTGAGTCAGATGATTGCGGGCGGCAAGTTAAATCCGATCAAAAAGCTACGCGGCGACAGTTTGTTTTTAAGAAGCGACATCGAGGAAAAGAAAAAAGAATTGGAGGCGTTGCGCAAGAAATACCGGCCGTATGATATGGAATGA
- a CDS encoding peptidoglycan-binding domain-containing protein, whose product MYVVDGTSRIIYYPSNYTNYLWSGQTLKRGDRNDYVKTLQSWLYKAGFNPGGIDGVYGANTEKAVKEFQKKVGITADGIAGKQTYQALQEYVRTQTTVSRSNSSGSDDRWTGQTLREGDRGQAVKDLQAKLQRLGYNVGAVDGIYGKQTAEAVKSFQKAHGLTADGLAGKSTYHAIEHAMQQKIYYNQKTIVENKYKALENKVHSKDSTWEEVVKSLKEIAKLGFDFIIGDDIKTLLDGNASTIDKLIASLSFIPGGKVVNEGVKLSKMGSKVLLRLDLQFFAREAVHSVIRSLPENPKDLLKRGWQDVTDPRMKANTKMREYKDPVTGLKVRFDPATPGASGYEGKDHYHIYNPNATGKNDMYLDINGNPVAKGSKASHIVINRGKK is encoded by the coding sequence ATGTACGTTGTAGATGGGACTAGCAGAATCATCTATTATCCATCAAATTATACAAATTATCTATGGAGTGGGCAAACGCTGAAAAGAGGTGATCGAAATGATTATGTGAAGACATTGCAATCTTGGCTTTATAAAGCCGGATTTAATCCCGGGGGAATTGATGGAGTTTACGGAGCAAATACAGAGAAGGCTGTGAAGGAATTTCAGAAGAAGGTTGGAATCACGGCCGATGGAATTGCGGGGAAACAAACGTACCAAGCTCTACAAGAGTATGTGAGAACACAAACAACAGTGTCCCGATCAAACTCATCAGGTAGCGATGATCGTTGGACAGGTCAGACGCTTAGGGAAGGAGATCGGGGACAAGCCGTAAAAGATTTGCAGGCTAAGCTTCAACGATTGGGGTATAACGTCGGAGCTGTTGATGGTATTTACGGTAAACAAACAGCAGAGGCAGTGAAAAGCTTTCAAAAAGCGCATGGGTTGACAGCGGATGGCTTGGCGGGAAAAAGCACTTATCATGCTATCGAGCACGCCATGCAGCAAAAAATTTATTATAATCAAAAAACGATTGTTGAGAATAAGTATAAAGCATTGGAAAACAAGGTTCATTCTAAAGATTCTACATGGGAAGAAGTGGTGAAATCTTTAAAAGAAATTGCTAAATTAGGATTTGATTTCATCATTGGTGATGATATTAAAACTTTATTGGATGGCAATGCTAGTACAATAGATAAATTGATTGCTTCCCTAAGCTTTATTCCAGGTGGTAAAGTTGTAAATGAGGGTGTTAAACTGAGTAAAATGGGGAGTAAAGTATTGTTGAGGCTTGATTTGCAATTTTTTGCTAGAGAAGCAGTACATTCTGTTATTAGATCTTTACCGGAAAATCCTAAAGATTTATTGAAGAGGGGATGGCAGGATGTAACTGATCCAAGAATGAAAGCAAATACTAAAATGAGAGAATATAAAGACCCTGTAACGGGTCTAAAAGTTAGATTTGACCCAGCAACGCCAGGAGCAAGTGGTTATGAAGGGAAAGATCATTATCATATATATAATCCTAATGCCACAGGAAAAAATGATATGTATTTGGACATAAATGGTAACCCGGTGGCAAAGGGATCAAAAGCTTCGCATATTGTGATTAATAGGGGGAAGAAATGA
- a CDS encoding IS66-like element ISBst12 family transposase, translating into MLTVQQAVFTVESLIGKVQQQKQLIHQLIQENEHLRHENKQLRKENEQLKYRVQELEARTKKNSSNSHLPPSSDRFEKKRSSREPSGKKPGGQEGHEGKTLRQVEHPHHRVVHRVHTCQGCGASLREVKPFKVDIRQVFDVPPVAIEVTQHEREVKSCPHCRCVQQAEFPSHVTNHVQYGPRLTALVVYLHHIQLIPYKRLSDTIEALYQHSISTGTLANMVKRGREALESNMDIIEDALLESNILHVDETSLRINGKLAWVHVACTSRYTYLAPHASRGKKATDEIGILPRYEGTMMHDAFGTYPKYTHATHALCHAHHLRELKGFIEQGHTWAMRMTTFLLAAKQAVEAHHGALSEEEARRWERVYDRILERAQHRLETMTPLPKKALAFVRRLQKRKEEALRFLREVHVPFDNNQAERDLRMVKVKENISGTFREETFAQSFCIARSIVSTLTKHEKNVWDSLCLLLAGETIDRVLSAT; encoded by the coding sequence ATGTTGACGGTACAACAAGCTGTATTTACAGTTGAGAGCTTAATCGGCAAAGTTCAACAACAAAAACAGCTCATTCATCAACTCATTCAAGAAAATGAACATTTGCGTCACGAAAACAAACAGCTACGCAAAGAAAATGAACAACTGAAGTACCGTGTTCAAGAGCTGGAAGCACGCACGAAAAAAAACAGCTCCAATAGCCATTTGCCCCCATCTTCTGACCGTTTTGAGAAAAAGCGTTCCTCCCGCGAGCCGTCTGGCAAAAAGCCTGGTGGGCAAGAGGGACATGAGGGGAAGACGCTCCGTCAAGTGGAACATCCACATCATCGTGTCGTCCACCGTGTGCATACGTGTCAAGGATGTGGAGCTTCTTTGCGTGAAGTCAAACCGTTCAAAGTCGATATCCGTCAAGTGTTTGATGTCCCTCCTGTGGCGATCGAGGTGACACAACATGAACGTGAAGTGAAATCGTGTCCACATTGTCGATGCGTGCAACAAGCCGAATTCCCATCCCATGTCACGAATCATGTGCAATACGGTCCACGGCTCACGGCGCTCGTTGTTTATTTACATCATATCCAATTGATCCCGTACAAGCGTTTAAGTGATACAATCGAAGCGTTATATCAACACTCGATTAGTACAGGAACCCTTGCCAATATGGTGAAACGAGGACGCGAAGCGCTGGAATCAAATATGGACATCATCGAAGACGCCTTACTTGAATCCAACATCCTGCATGTCGATGAAACGAGTTTGCGCATCAATGGGAAACTCGCATGGGTGCATGTCGCGTGTACATCGAGATATACATACTTGGCTCCTCACGCTTCTCGTGGAAAAAAAGCGACCGATGAGATCGGGATTCTTCCCCGATATGAAGGGACGATGATGCACGATGCGTTCGGTACGTATCCGAAATACACACATGCCACCCATGCCCTTTGTCATGCCCACCATTTGCGTGAGTTAAAAGGATTCATCGAACAGGGGCATACGTGGGCGATGCGCATGACCACGTTTCTGTTAGCCGCCAAGCAAGCCGTCGAAGCCCATCACGGTGCACTTTCCGAAGAAGAAGCGAGACGGTGGGAACGAGTGTATGATCGCATCCTAGAAAGAGCACAACACCGATTAGAAACGATGACGCCTCTTCCGAAAAAAGCACTCGCTTTTGTTCGACGCCTTCAAAAACGAAAGGAAGAAGCGCTGCGTTTCTTACGTGAAGTACATGTTCCCTTTGACAACAACCAAGCCGAACGCGATCTTCGCATGGTTAAAGTCAAAGAGAACATTTCGGGTACATTTCGCGAAGAAACATTCGCGCAGTCGTTTTGCATCGCAAGAAGCATCGTTTCCACACTGACGAAACACGAAAAAAACGTGTGGGATTCGTTATGTCTTCTGTTGGCAGGCGAAACGATCGATCGAGTTCTTTCCGCTACCTAG
- a CDS encoding type III restriction-modification system endonuclease — MKLKFIADLDYQKQAIDSVVQIFKGQEMSQSNFTVSYGPNAGMIQTDLGVGNRLDLTPEEILKNVQDIQMKNGLPRSERLDGMHFTVEMETGTGKTYVYLRTIYELHKHYGFTKFVIVVPSVAIREGVYKSLQITRDHFNELYDHTPVEYFIYDSQKLDQVRNFATATTIQIMIINIDAFRKSFEDPDKEDKANVIHRPNDRLNGYRPIEFIQQTNPIVIIDEPQSVDTTPKSKEAIASLHPLCTLRYSATHVEKYNMVYRLDAVDAYNQKLVKKIEVMSVRSEPSFNVPYIKLIEVKEGKAKIELDVESRGKVKRTTKTVKYGDDLYDISGERELYRGYIVEQIDWTEGNEAIEVNGYRLRVGDAIGDIDDDAIKRYQIRKTIEEHLNKELQLRPRGIKVLSLFFIDKVAHYRDYDKDGNPIKGKYAVMFEEEYKDLIQKPKYRPLWDDPGIDKDVEKAHNGYFAQDKKGRLKDTKGNTEADTDVYNLIMKDKERLLSLNEPLRFIFSHSALREGWDNPNVFQICTLKDSAGTYVSRRQEIGRGLRLAVDQNGERVHDDHVNILTVMANESYEEFVATLQKEIEEDTGIRFGKIEKHIFAKLVYVDEKTEEPMQMGYDLSVKLYEELKRNGYIDKHSMVTSELKKAIENYDLRLSSEFQPWLPAIVKEIKRHLQALPIKDGTKKKKVNVNMAVLNQEEFRQLWDKIKYKTVYSVDFDSEQLIDLCIAAIQEMKPIEKIRIVSRKGRVEIDHVTGVQAQVVSEKVEDYVSLHHTLPDVITELQNRTNLTRKTIVRILTGCKRLDDFKNNPQKFIEEVANIIQRQMRLLLKDGVKYYKIGDDAYYAVELFQNEELLAYLNDNAIPSEKSPFDHILYDSDVEERFAKRFEHDENVKVYVKLPSWFKIDTPIGSYNPDWALVIEKDGEEKLYFVLETKGQEWEDELRPGEAAKIAFARKHFQAIGTDVEFIGPENDVERFMLRALSR; from the coding sequence ATGAAGCTGAAGTTTATCGCGGACTTGGATTATCAAAAGCAGGCGATTGATTCCGTTGTGCAAATTTTTAAAGGGCAAGAAATGAGCCAGTCCAACTTCACCGTTTCGTATGGACCAAACGCGGGAATGATTCAAACGGATTTAGGCGTAGGGAATCGGCTCGACCTTACGCCGGAAGAAATTTTAAAAAACGTGCAGGACATTCAAATGAAAAACGGCCTGCCGCGCAGTGAGCGGCTTGATGGCATGCATTTTACCGTTGAAATGGAGACAGGTACGGGGAAGACATATGTCTATTTACGAACGATTTACGAATTGCATAAACATTACGGATTTACGAAATTTGTCATTGTCGTTCCGTCCGTGGCGATTCGCGAAGGGGTGTACAAGTCGCTGCAAATTACGAGAGACCATTTTAATGAACTGTATGACCATACGCCAGTAGAATACTTTATTTACGATTCGCAAAAACTCGATCAAGTCCGTAACTTTGCGACAGCGACAACGATTCAAATCATGATCATTAATATCGACGCGTTCCGTAAAAGCTTTGAAGATCCTGATAAAGAAGATAAAGCGAACGTTATCCACCGTCCGAACGACCGTTTGAATGGCTATCGCCCGATCGAATTTATTCAACAGACGAATCCGATTGTTATTATTGACGAGCCGCAAAGCGTCGATACGACGCCGAAATCGAAGGAAGCGATCGCTTCGCTCCATCCGCTTTGCACGCTGCGTTACTCGGCGACGCATGTGGAAAAATATAATATGGTGTATCGCCTCGATGCAGTCGACGCGTATAATCAAAAACTAGTGAAAAAAATTGAAGTCATGTCCGTTCGTTCCGAGCCGTCTTTTAACGTACCGTATATAAAACTAATCGAGGTAAAGGAAGGAAAAGCGAAGATCGAACTGGACGTCGAGTCGCGCGGAAAGGTGAAACGGACGACGAAAACGGTGAAATACGGAGACGATTTGTACGATATTTCCGGGGAACGAGAATTGTATCGTGGCTATATCGTCGAGCAGATTGATTGGACGGAAGGAAACGAAGCGATTGAAGTAAATGGCTATCGTCTGCGGGTCGGTGATGCGATCGGCGATATTGACGATGATGCGATAAAGCGGTATCAAATCCGCAAAACGATCGAAGAGCATTTGAACAAAGAGCTGCAGCTTCGCCCGCGCGGAATTAAAGTGTTAAGCCTTTTCTTTATCGACAAAGTCGCCCATTACCGTGATTATGATAAAGATGGCAATCCGATTAAAGGAAAATATGCGGTGATGTTTGAGGAAGAATATAAGGATTTGATCCAAAAACCGAAATACCGCCCGCTCTGGGATGACCCAGGCATTGATAAGGACGTGGAAAAAGCGCACAACGGGTATTTCGCACAAGATAAAAAGGGGCGTCTGAAAGATACAAAAGGAAATACAGAAGCGGACACCGATGTGTACAACCTTATTATGAAAGACAAAGAACGGCTGCTCAGCCTCAATGAGCCGCTTCGCTTCATTTTCTCCCATTCGGCGCTTCGTGAAGGATGGGATAACCCGAACGTCTTTCAAATTTGCACGTTGAAAGATTCCGCTGGCACGTATGTATCGAGACGCCAGGAAATCGGGCGCGGATTGCGGTTGGCTGTCGATCAAAACGGAGAGCGGGTGCATGACGATCATGTCAACATATTAACGGTGATGGCGAATGAGTCGTATGAAGAATTCGTCGCTACGTTGCAAAAAGAGATTGAAGAGGATACGGGCATTCGGTTCGGCAAAATTGAAAAACATATATTTGCTAAACTTGTCTATGTCGATGAGAAGACGGAAGAGCCGATGCAAATGGGCTATGACTTATCGGTAAAATTATATGAAGAATTAAAGCGAAACGGTTATATCGATAAGCATAGCATGGTCACCTCTGAATTAAAGAAAGCAATAGAAAACTATGACTTGCGCTTAAGTTCGGAGTTTCAGCCATGGCTTCCAGCGATCGTAAAAGAAATAAAACGCCACTTGCAAGCATTGCCGATCAAAGATGGGACGAAAAAGAAAAAAGTCAATGTCAATATGGCGGTTCTCAATCAAGAAGAGTTTCGGCAATTGTGGGACAAAATCAAATACAAAACCGTCTATTCGGTCGATTTTGACAGCGAACAGCTCATTGACTTGTGCATCGCCGCCATTCAGGAAATGAAGCCCATTGAAAAAATCCGCATTGTCAGCCGGAAAGGACGGGTGGAAATTGATCATGTGACAGGCGTACAGGCTCAGGTGGTCAGCGAAAAAGTGGAGGATTACGTGAGCTTGCACCATACGCTTCCGGATGTCATCACCGAGCTGCAAAACCGCACGAATTTAACACGCAAGACGATTGTCCGCATCTTAACCGGCTGCAAACGGCTCGATGATTTCAAAAACAATCCGCAGAAGTTCATCGAAGAAGTGGCAAACATCATCCAGCGCCAAATGAGGCTGTTGCTGAAAGATGGCGTGAAATATTACAAAATTGGTGATGATGCGTATTACGCGGTTGAGCTGTTCCAAAACGAAGAGCTGCTCGCCTATTTGAACGACAACGCCATCCCGAGCGAAAAATCGCCGTTTGACCATATCCTTTACGATTCCGATGTGGAAGAGCGGTTCGCCAAACGTTTTGAACACGATGAGAACGTGAAAGTGTACGTCAAACTGCCGAGTTGGTTTAAAATTGACACACCGATCGGCTCCTACAATCCCGACTGGGCGCTTGTCATCGAAAAGGATGGAGAGGAAAAACTGTACTTCGTCCTCGAGACGAAAGGACAGGAATGGGAGGACGAACTGCGTCCCGGTGAAGCAGCGAAAATTGCCTTCGCCCGCAAACACTTCCAAGCCATCGGAACAGACGTGGAATTCATCGGACCGGAGAATGATGTCGAGCGGTTTATGTTACGAGCCTTAAGCCGTTGA